The DNA region TGGACCGGTAGCCATCATGAAAAAGCCTTACATCCCCACGGAAGCGGTTGATGAGAAAGCCCTTGATCATTGCCGCATCTTCCGGGTCCAGGACTGCCTTGGTACCCACCAAGGACGCGATAACACCGCCTCGATCAATATCACCCACCAAGATGACCGGTACACCCGCAGGCCGGGCAAATCCCATATTGGCGATATCGCCGTTTCTCAGATTTATTTCCGCCGGGCTGCCCGCCCCCTCAACGATCACCAGGTCGCTTTCAGCGCGCAGCCGTTCAAAAGACTGCATCACCGGCCCAATCAAAGAAGTGCGGCCATCATTGAAATCTTCCGCACGAAGCTTGCCGTATACTTTTCCCTGGACAATGACCTGGGCATCGGTGTTCGATTCGGGTTTCAAAAGCACAGGGTTCATGTCGACACTTGGCGGAACCCGGCAGCCCTGGGCTTGCAGGGCCTGGGCACGGCCGATTTCCCCGCCATCGGCGGTGGGCGCCGCATTGTTGGACATATTTTGCGCCTTAAAGGGACGAACCTTCAGGCCCCTATTGGCAAACAGCCTGCAAAGTCCCGCTACCAGAACTGATTTACCGACATCCGAGCCGGTGCCTTGAAGCATGATGGCTGGCATTAGGCGCCTCCTTCATAGGTATTCGAGCAAAACCATGAGACGGTATACCACAGGCGGATAGATCAGGCAAGACGAATTATCAAAGCCGCTTATGGCGATTCACCCATGTTATCGTAAAAAAGAAATCCCCTGCAAGGCAAAATTTCCGCTTTCACCGAAAACACCCCGGCAAAAAATTCCGGGGTAAAGACCCTATCGGGGTTCCCATCGGCGGCGATTCGGCCCCGATTGAGGGCGATGATCCGGCTGGTAAAGCGGTAGGCCAGGTTCAGGTCGTGGTGTATGCCGATAACCGTGAGTCCCCGATCTTTTACCAACCGAGAGAGGAGCTTCATCATGGCGATTCGGGCGGCTATGTCCAGCTCGCTCAGGGTTTCGTCCAGGAGGAGAAGCCGGGAAGGGGCGGCGGCAGAACCGGGATCGGGGAAAATCTGGAGCAGCGCCCGGGCCAGGAGGAGCCGCTGCATCTGGCCCCCGGAAATTTCGGTGACACTCTTGGCGGCCAGGTGCCAGACACCGGTTTCTTCCATAAGTTCCCGGGCCCGGTCCAGGGAAGCTTCATCCCAGGGGGCAAAACGGCTCTGGTGGGGGTGAAGGCCCATGAGGACCGTCTCCAGGCAGGTGTAGGGGAACTCAATTCGCCCGCCCTGGGGCACAAAGGCTATGCGCCGGGCCCGCTCAGGCACGGGGTACCGGTGTATTTCCCGGTTTTCTAGCAGGACTTCCCCGGTAGCGGGGGTAAAATAGCCTAACAGGAGCTGGAAAAGGGTAGTTTTGCCGCTGCCGTTGGGGCCAACCAGGGCTATATGCTCACCACTTTCCACCGAAAGGGCAATGTCCTTCAGCACATCCTCCTTATTGCTGTACGAAAAGGAGAGGTTTTTCACCGAAAGGAGGCTCATAGGCCACGCCCGCCCTTTTGTCTGAGGAAAATGAAGATGAAAAAGGGCCCCCCTAGAAGGGTGGTGAGGACCCCGACGGGTATTTCGCCCCCGGACAGAAGCCGAGCGAAGGTATCGGCGGCGCAGAGGAGGAGTCCTCCAAGGAGGGCGGACAGGGGTATGAGCAGCCGGTTGTCCGAGGTAACGGCCATGCGCAGCAGGTGGGGCACGATGAGGCCTACAAAGCCTATCACCCCGCAGGTGGAGACGCAGACAGCAGAGATGGTGGCGCCCAGGAAAAGGTAGAACAGCCGGGTCCGCTTGACCTGGACTCCCAGGGATTCGGCGCTGCGGCTGCCCAGGGTCAGGATGTTCAGATCCGCCGCAAAAATCCGGGCCAGGACAAGGGCGGCGGGGACCACTGTCGCGAGAAGCAGAGCTTCATTCCAGCCTTTGGCGGAAAGGCTTCCCATGAGCCAAAAAACGATTGCACCAACGTTTTCACCGGAAAGCATTTTCAGAAAACTGATGCCCGCAGAAAGGATGGCGCTGAGTATGATCCCCGCCATGATGAGGTTCGCGCTGACCAGGCCGCTGCTCCGTTGTGCAATGAGCAGCACCAGTGCCAGGGTCAGAGCAGCGAAAACCAGGGCCGCCGAGGATACCGGGAGGAGCAGGCCCAAGGTTATGTTGAAAAATATAGCCAGGGAGGCACCGAAAGCTGCGCCGGTGCTTATGCCTAAGGTATAGGGATCCGCCAAAGGGTTTTGGAGTATGCCCTGGAATATCACCCCGGCTACCGCCAGCCCAGCCCCGGCGAGTATGCTGAGGAGTATCCTGGGAAGCCGCAGTTCCCAGACCACCGCAACCATTCCCGAGGAAATGCCTGCCAGTGCTTCCGGACTGCCGACCGGCCCGAAAAAAGCGGTCCGGAGCTTTGCCGAAAGGATACGGAGTATGCTGGACGCCGGGATATCCATGGCCCCCATACCCAGAGTAAAGATCACAGCCAGGACTAGGGCAACCCAGAGCAGCAGTCCCAGGAGGAAACACCGTTTCCGAATCGCCCTGTAGGCCTGGACCGGGTCCACAGTTTTCACAAAGCTTCCTCCGCCATACGCAGCAGGGCATTGCAGATAGCCGCCGCCACCGGACTGCCACCCTTCCGGCCCCGCACAGTAATATAAGGGGCGGTCCCGGCCATAAGCTTCTCCTTGGACTCCATCACGTTGACGAAGCCCACAGGTACGCCGATGATCAGCGGGGCCATCAACAGGCCCCGGGAATGTAAATCAAAGAGGCGGCCTAAAGCGGTGGGGGCGTTACCGATGGCGAAGATCAGGGGCTTCCCAAGGGCCGCCGCCTTATCCATGGCAGCCAGGGCCCGGGTGGTGCCGTTTTTCTTTGCCGATTCCGCCACATCACTGTCCGCCATGAAACAGTAAACCTCAGCGCCAAATTTTCCCAGCCGCACTTTATCTATGCCGGCCTGGGCCATCCGGGTGTCAGTGACTATGGATGTTCCTTCACGCAGGGCCTGTATTGCCAGAAGGGCGGCGCCTTCTGAAGCACAGAGATTCTGCACAAAGCTGAAATCGGCGGTGGCGTGAATCACCCGTATAAGGACGGCTTCCAGTATCGGGTCCAGTTTAGGCATATCAGGGGCGAGCTCCCGGCGAATGATCTCAAAACTCCGCTTTTCAATGTCCTCAGGCTTATCGTATTGCCAATTCATTAATATTCAATTCCTTCCCGGGCTTTCACGCCCAGATCGTAGGGGTGTTTTATCTTCCGGATCTCCGAAACATAATCCGCCGCCTCCACCAGATGAGGGGGCGGGTCCCGGCCGGTAAGAACCAATTCGGGCTTTTCCCCTGTTTTAAAAACCAGATCGTCTATCAGCTCCCGATCCAGGGCGCCCAGGTTATAGGCGGACAAAACTTCGTCCATGACCAGGAGATCACAGGGCAGGGCCAGGGCTTCTTTAAGGTTACTGTTATTATCATCGGTCATTTCTGTGCGGGTATCTTCGACCAGGTTCCGAAAAAAACCGTAATCCTTCTTGTTCCGCAGTACCGTGATATTCGGAACAAATTTCAGGCTGTGAATCTCCCCGGTATCCCGGCCTTTCATGAATTGCAGTATTACTACGCGCTTTCCGCTTCCGGCTGCCCTCAGGGCAAGTCCCAGGGCGGCGGTTGTTTTTCCCTTACCGTCGCCGGTATAAATATGGATCATGCTCCCTCCTCCAGTATGCGGTATATAAAGGGCATATCCAGGTTTTCCCGTACCGCATCCTCCAAGATATCAAACTGCTCTTCCTTGTACTGGTGCAGATCAAATACATGATCCGACAATGAAGCTATTCCTTTCTTTTCACAGAGGGCCGCAAAAAGGGCTGACCGGCATTCGGCGCTGTCAAAAATACCGTGGAGGTAGGTTCCGTACACATTGCCCCGTTGGGTCAAAAGGGATCGCTCTTCCGTACCATCCGCATTAAAGGTGCTTCCCATGTGGATTTCGTAGCCCTCTACGGCGCAGCCTCCAAAGGCCGTGACAATACCCTTCACCTGTTTCCGCTGTTTTTCCCGCATGAACACTGTCCGCTGGGGCAGAAGGCTAAGCCCCGCCATACTGCCGCCACCCTCGATTTCCACGCCTTCCCCATCTGTGACCTTTTCCCCCAGCATTTGATACCCCCCGCAGATGCCGAAGATCATGGTTCCTGTTTCCGCAAGCCTAAGCAATGCCCCTTCCAGGCCGCTTTCCCGCAGCCACTTGAGATCAGAAATAGTGTTCTTAGTCCCAGGTAGAATCAGCAGGTCCGGTTTTCCCAGGGAACGGAGATCCCCTACATAGCGCACCCCCACACCATCGGTGGCTTCCAGGGCAAAGAAGTCGGTGAAGTTCGATATTTTAGGAAGCCGTATCACCGCCACATCCAGGAGACTGTCCCGCTTTTTTGCCCCAAAACGGTCAGTAAGGCTGTCCTCATCTTCAATATCCACCTGTAGCCAGGGCAGTACCCCTGCTACGGGTTTCCCGCTCTTTTCCTCCAGCATACCCAAGCCGGGGAGCAGTATTTTTGGATCGCCCCGGAACTTGTTGATCACCAGGGCCTTTACCAGGTCCCGCTCTTCCGGGTCCAGCAGCATCAGGGTACCGCAAAGCTGGGCAAACACCCCGCCCCGGTCAATATCCCCCGCAAGCAGCACCGGCGCCCGCACTTTTTTTGCAAGCCCCATGTTTACAAATTCGTCGTCCAGATTGATCTCCGCCGGGCTGCCTGCCCCTTCAATAACGATAATATCGTTGTCTCCTGCCAGGGTTTCGTAGGCAGAGAGCACCTGGGAGAGGAGATTGTTTTTCTGCATAAAATATTCGGCGGCCTTAAGGGTACCCAGAACTTCGCCCATTACGATAACCTGGGAGCCCATATCGGTGGTTGGTTTGAGCAGTATGGGATTCATGAGCACACTGGGCGCAATACCGCAGGCTTCGGCCTGCACTACCTGGGCGCGGCCCATCTCCAAACCTTCATCGGTGATCCAGGAGTTGAGGGCCATGTTCTGGGACTTGAATGGCACGACCTTATAGCCGTCTTTGCTAAAAACCCGGCACAGTCCTGTTACCAGAAGGCTCTTGCCGGCGTTTGACATTGTTCCCTGAACCATGATGGGCCGTGCCTTGCCCTTAATTTTTCTGTTCATCAAGCACCTCCCTGATTGCTGCCATCAGCCGTTCATTTTGTTCCCGTTGTTTTACACAAACACGGTAGTAATGCTCATCCAAACCATGAAAATTACTGCAGTTACGAATCAGGACACCCTTCCCGATAAGTCTTTCCTTTAGAGAAGCCGCGCCGCAGAAAAGCAAAAAGTTGGCGTCACTGTCAAAAACATTAAAACCCGCATCCCTCAGTTCATAGGAGAGGAATTCCCGTTCAGTATCTATGACAGCCCTGCTCTGCTCTACCCAGCCGGTACATTCAAGGGCGACGAGGCCGGCTGCCTGGGCAGGGGCCGAAACACTCCAGCACTGCCCCGTATCAGCCACGGTGGCAATAAGAGCAGCATCTGCGGCCAGGATGTAGCCGAGGCGCAGGCCTGCCATGCTGAAAGTTTTTGTGAAGGCCTTCAATACGACCAAAGAGGATCCTAAGTTTTCCGCCAGGGATTCGGCGGGGGTAAAGGGCAGGAAACATTCATCCATCACCAGCAGGATGCGAAACTCCCTGCACCGCCGCAGTATATCTGCCAGCAGTTCCTGGTCGATCAGGCGGCCTGTGGGGTTGTTTGGATTGCAGAGAAAGGCCATATCAAGGCCGGGGCTAAGGTCCTCCAAGAAGCGTCTGCCCAGAGCAAAACCTTCGGCTTCTTTCAAGTAATGAAAAACAGTTTCGCCCCCCGCCAGTTTTACCGCCCGCTCGTATTCGGAAAAGGTCGGGGCACATATCAGGGCACGGCGGGGTTTGCGGGCCAGACAAAGCCGGAATATCAAATCCGCAGCGCCATTACCGCAGTAAATGCGATCCTCAGAAACCCCCTCGTGGGTAGAAAGGCCGGCCCGCAAAGCCCGGCATGAAGGATCAGGGTAACGCTGGTATTCATCCACATGGGCGCAGATTGCCTCCCTTACCGATGGAGGCATACCCAGAGGATTGGTATTCACCGAATAATCAAGGAACAGGCCTTCCCGGTCCTTTTCTATTAATTGTTCATGACTGTAAATATCACCGCCATGCAGCATATCCGTACCCCCATTGCCAGAATAAACAGCAGTATTGCTGTGCCGTAAAGAAGCCGGTTGGCCCTGATTATATCATCATCCTCTATAGGCCTGGTATCATCCCCGATATAGAGCTTTTCTTCAAGGGCCCCCTCATAGTATGCCGGCCCTGCAAGGCGCACACCCAGGGCTCCGGCGCACACCGCCTCAGTCTGAGCCGAGTTAGGGCTGGCATGGTTGCGGGAATCCCGGCGCCAAATACGCAGGGCATTTTTGGCATCAAAGCGGAACAGCGCCGTTGCGAAGATCATGACGAGGGCGCAAAGCCGGGAGGGCAGGAAGTTAAGGATATCGTCCAGCTTGGCGGCAGCCCTTCCGAAGTAAAGATACTTTTCGTTTTTATACCCCACCATGGAATCCATGGTATTAACGGACTTAAAGAAACAGCCCAGGGCCGCCCCGCCCAGCATAAGGTAAAAAAGGGGGGAAGCCACGCCATCGCCGGTATTCTCAGCTACTGTTTCTACCGCCGCCCGGGTAATCCCCGCCCGGTCAAGCCGATCAGTATCCCTGCCCACGATCCGGGAAACCGCCCACCGCGCTCCATCCAAATCATCAGCTTTTAGGCGATCATAAACCCGCATACTTTCTACCCGCATATCTTTTACGGCGATAAGCTGATAACAGAGAAAGCTTTCTACCAGAAAACCCGCAACAGGATGGATCCCGTAGGCAAAATACAGTAAAGCGAAGGGAATGCCGGTGCTGATCAGGATCACTACGCAGGTAAAGCATAGACCAGAGCAGAACTGAACACCGGGAGATTTTCCGACTTTTAGAAATAATTTTTCTAACCGGGAAACAATTTTCCCCACAAAACGGATGATATGGGGAATAGCCGGCGGGTCGCCAAAGATAAGGTCTAGGATGAAACCTGTTGCAAGGGCGGCAGTGGACCAGAGGAGTATCATGGTAAAACTCCTGCCGCCGATTTCTTATAGGCCGCCATCCGCTCAACAAAACTGCGGGCAAAATTGGGATTTGCCAGGAAATACAGGTGAGGGAATCCGGCGTAAAGGGTTTCTCCGGCGTGGATACAAGGGTAGGCATTCTCCCTGCCGGCTTTGGCTGCAATAAAGCCATCTCCGGAGTTATCGCTTTCCCAGTAGTGAAATTCGTGGGAACGGATGGATTCCCCTGCCTTGCAGAGCAGGTTGTCCTGCTCCGCAGTAAGGGTGATATAACCAAAACGCTGTAGGCGGTCCGTGCGCCATGCTTTACCGGAGATAATAGCCGCCATGGGGTAGTCATCCAGGGTTTCATGAAGGTAGAGGAAGCCTCCGCATTCGGCTATTGTTGGCAGTCCCCGATTTATAACCCTGCGTATATCCTCGCGCATAGAAGTATTATCCGATAACGTTTGTGTGTACAGCTCCGGGTACCCGCCGCAGAGGTACAGGCCCTGCAAATCCGGAGGCAAAGC from Treponema primitia ZAS-2 includes:
- a CDS encoding ABC transporter ATP-binding protein: MSLLSVKNLSFSYSNKEDVLKDIALSVESGEHIALVGPNGSGKTTLFQLLLGYFTPATGEVLLENREIHRYPVPERARRIAFVPQGGRIEFPYTCLETVLMGLHPHQSRFAPWDEASLDRARELMEETGVWHLAAKSVTEISGGQMQRLLLARALLQIFPDPGSAAAPSRLLLLDETLSELDIAARIAMMKLLSRLVKDRGLTVIGIHHDLNLAYRFTSRIIALNRGRIAADGNPDRVFTPEFFAGVFSVKAEILPCRGFLFYDNMGESP
- a CDS encoding FecCD family ABC transporter permease; protein product: MKTVDPVQAYRAIRKRCFLLGLLLWVALVLAVIFTLGMGAMDIPASSILRILSAKLRTAFFGPVGSPEALAGISSGMVAVVWELRLPRILLSILAGAGLAVAGVIFQGILQNPLADPYTLGISTGAAFGASLAIFFNITLGLLLPVSSAALVFAALTLALVLLIAQRSSGLVSANLIMAGIILSAILSAGISFLKMLSGENVGAIVFWLMGSLSAKGWNEALLLATVVPAALVLARIFAADLNILTLGSRSAESLGVQVKRTRLFYLFLGATISAVCVSTCGVIGFVGLIVPHLLRMAVTSDNRLLIPLSALLGGLLLCAADTFARLLSGGEIPVGVLTTLLGGPFFIFIFLRQKGGRGL
- a CDS encoding precorrin-8X methylmutase; the encoded protein is MNWQYDKPEDIEKRSFEIIRRELAPDMPKLDPILEAVLIRVIHATADFSFVQNLCASEGAALLAIQALREGTSIVTDTRMAQAGIDKVRLGKFGAEVYCFMADSDVAESAKKNGTTRALAAMDKAAALGKPLIFAIGNAPTALGRLFDLHSRGLLMAPLIIGVPVGFVNVMESKEKLMAGTAPYITVRGRKGGSPVAAAICNALLRMAEEAL
- a CDS encoding cob(I)yrinic acid a,c-diamide adenosyltransferase encodes the protein MIHIYTGDGKGKTTAALGLALRAAGSGKRVVILQFMKGRDTGEIHSLKFVPNITVLRNKKDYGFFRNLVEDTRTEMTDDNNSNLKEALALPCDLLVMDEVLSAYNLGALDRELIDDLVFKTGEKPELVLTGRDPPPHLVEAADYVSEIRKIKHPYDLGVKAREGIEY
- a CDS encoding cobyric acid synthase — encoded protein: MNRKIKGKARPIMVQGTMSNAGKSLLVTGLCRVFSKDGYKVVPFKSQNMALNSWITDEGLEMGRAQVVQAEACGIAPSVLMNPILLKPTTDMGSQVIVMGEVLGTLKAAEYFMQKNNLLSQVLSAYETLAGDNDIIVIEGAGSPAEINLDDEFVNMGLAKKVRAPVLLAGDIDRGGVFAQLCGTLMLLDPEERDLVKALVINKFRGDPKILLPGLGMLEEKSGKPVAGVLPWLQVDIEDEDSLTDRFGAKKRDSLLDVAVIRLPKISNFTDFFALEATDGVGVRYVGDLRSLGKPDLLILPGTKNTISDLKWLRESGLEGALLRLAETGTMIFGICGGYQMLGEKVTDGEGVEIEGGGSMAGLSLLPQRTVFMREKQRKQVKGIVTAFGGCAVEGYEIHMGSTFNADGTEERSLLTQRGNVYGTYLHGIFDSAECRSALFAALCEKKGIASLSDHVFDLHQYKEEQFDILEDAVRENLDMPFIYRILEEGA
- the cobD gene encoding threonine-phosphate decarboxylase CobD, which translates into the protein MLHGGDIYSHEQLIEKDREGLFLDYSVNTNPLGMPPSVREAICAHVDEYQRYPDPSCRALRAGLSTHEGVSEDRIYCGNGAADLIFRLCLARKPRRALICAPTFSEYERAVKLAGGETVFHYLKEAEGFALGRRFLEDLSPGLDMAFLCNPNNPTGRLIDQELLADILRRCREFRILLVMDECFLPFTPAESLAENLGSSLVVLKAFTKTFSMAGLRLGYILAADAALIATVADTGQCWSVSAPAQAAGLVALECTGWVEQSRAVIDTEREFLSYELRDAGFNVFDSDANFLLFCGAASLKERLIGKGVLIRNCSNFHGLDEHYYRVCVKQREQNERLMAAIREVLDEQKN
- the cbiB gene encoding adenosylcobinamide-phosphate synthase CbiB — encoded protein: MILLWSTAALATGFILDLIFGDPPAIPHIIRFVGKIVSRLEKLFLKVGKSPGVQFCSGLCFTCVVILISTGIPFALLYFAYGIHPVAGFLVESFLCYQLIAVKDMRVESMRVYDRLKADDLDGARWAVSRIVGRDTDRLDRAGITRAAVETVAENTGDGVASPLFYLMLGGAALGCFFKSVNTMDSMVGYKNEKYLYFGRAAAKLDDILNFLPSRLCALVMIFATALFRFDAKNALRIWRRDSRNHASPNSAQTEAVCAGALGVRLAGPAYYEGALEEKLYIGDDTRPIEDDDIIRANRLLYGTAILLFILAMGVRICCMAVIFTVMNN